The stretch of DNA CTTGATCATCAAGTTTATTCCATGTCTCACTCGTTTTTGGTGTATCAATTTCTGCATAGTTGTTAAACATAAATTTTTCCTTTATTAAAATATATTACTTCAGTAACAGTGTTTAAGAAACTCTAATATATTTATATAAAAATTTATATATTGCAATTAAATTCCTATATTCAATAAAATCATTATTCATCTAAACTATTCCCTTGACTGATTAAGTCTGTCTATAAGTTTTTCTTAATTGGAATTTTAAAATTTTCTTTGCTTTAAAAAGGCCCTTTAAACCAGTCACCGGGTACGTCATGGGGGGTTTTAACTAATTTTTCTAGATCATCTTTTTCAGGCTGAATCCCAAAATACTTACAAACCTCAATTACAATTTCTTTTGCACCATTATAATATTCTTTAGTTAATCCAAAGCTTGCTGGTGATGCAAAATCAGGTTGGGCAATTCTGAGAGGATGAGACTTTAGTGAGCTAAATTTCTCTAAAGAAACTCTGGCGACTATTTCACTTGAAATTGAGGAAAATGGTGAAGCTGAATCTAACGCTAATAACTTACCAGTTTTCTCTACTGAGCCAAAGACAGTATCCCAATCCAAGGGACGAATTGTCCTTAAATCAATAACCTCACAAGATATTCCATATTTTTTTAATACATTTTCCGCATGAATCGCTTCGACAGTCATGTAGGAGTAAGATACAATTGTAATATCCTTTCCCTCAGTAACGACTTTTGCTTTTCCTATAGGAATTTCATAATAGCCTTCCTCAATCTCTTCTGAAATATTGTGCAACCATCTATGCTCTAAGAATATTACAGGATTATCATCAAAGATTGATGATAATAAAAGCCCTTTCGCATCTTTTGTAGTTGCTGGCATAACCACTTTTAATCCAGGTATATGAGCGAACCATGACTGAAGATTTTGACAATGTGTAGGTCCCTGTCCCCACCCATGACCAATAATCAATCGAATTGTAATTGGAATAGATTGTTTTTGGCCAAACATATAATACCATTTTGCCGCTGAGTTTACAACCTGATCCATGGCCAATAAAAAGAAATCTAATCGTTGGTGAACCATGATAGGTATAATCCCGTTTAAAGAGGCACCAATCCCTACTCCTGTCATACCGTTTTCTGCTGTAGGCATATCAAATACTCTTTCTTTTCCAAATTCTTCTACCAAGCCTGCAGTTGTTCCAAAAATTCTTTTTGGATCATCAATTCCCAACCCAAAACAAATAACAGAATTACTTTTTCTCATTGCCAAATGCAAAGCATTATTTATCCCATTTGCAAACGTCATCAATTTTTTCATTTCTTATATTCAACCAAACAAGATTCTTTATAATTAGGAAATTCAGAATTTTCTGCAAACTGAAATGCATCCTCAATTTCATTTAATACTTCATTTTGGATTTTCTCTATTTCTTTATCCGTTAAACCAAATTTTTTAACTTCATTTTCCAATCGAAATACTGGATCCTTTATTTTCCACTCAAGATATTCTGCCTCTGTCCTATATCCAATATCATTGTCAAAATAAGGTCCACAGTGCTCTCTATATCTATATGTAGAAAATTCTAAAAATTCAGGCCCGCCTCCTTTTCGGATTCGGTCTAAGGATTCATTGATTGTTAGAAATACTTGATACGGATCGTTTCCATCGCCACTCAAGGATTTCATACCCAAGGAACTAACCATTTCATAGATTTTTCTATCTTTTGGCTGCCTTACTGACAAGGGAGAATAGACTGAATATAGATTATTTTCACAAATAAAAATTACGGGTAAATTTTTAATTATAGCAAAGTTAACCGATTCATAAAACACACCTTCTTCAGTAGAACCATCTCCAAAAAATATGCAGCTTACTTGGTTTGTTTTGTTTAATTGTATAGAAAGACCAAGCCCGACTCCTAATGGTATACTATTTCCGACAATTGCAGTAGTACCTACAAAACCACAAGACAAATCGCACAAATGCATCGACCCACCTATTCCCCCGCTACACCCTGTTTTCTTTCCATATAGCTCGGAAATCAAACCTTTTATACTACCACCCTTCCCTAAATAATGAGCGTGACCTCTATGTGTACTTACAGCAAAGTCATTTTTTTTCAAAGCCATACCTGCTGAAGCAGCTACCCCTTCTTGGCCAATACTTAAATGAGTAGGACACCTCATCTTATTTTCAGGGTATCTATTTGCAATAGTTTCTTCAGTTAACCTAATTTTCAAAGCCGATTTATATAAGTTTAATAATTTAGTTTTCAATAAATTTCACCTATTTATAAAATTGATTCACAGTATCTGCAACTCTTTCCAATTCTTCCGGTTTAATGTATTGATTTATCGGGAGGGTTAAAATCCTTTTTGCCTGACTTTCTGTTTTTGGAAAATCGCCCAACTTATACCCAAGTTTTTTACTTGCGGGTTGAAGATGAATAGGAATAGGATAATGAATTGCAGTTTCAATACCATTAGCGAGCAAATATTCTTGAAGTTCATCTCTTTTCTCAACTTGAATCACAAATGTATGATAAGTATTAAATTCATTTGGTTTGTCTTCTGGGATATATATATGCTTTGGGTTTAATTGTCTCCTATATTTTTCTGCATTATTTCTTCTTTTCTCAATTAAATCCGGTAACTTTTTTAACCTGTAGTTTAATATAGCTGCTTGTAAAGCATCCATTCTAGAAACAAACCCAAAACTTTCAACTGTATTTCTGTCAATCAGACCATGATTTCTCGCAAAGCTAACTTTCTTATAGATCAACTCATCATTAGTTGTAAGAAATCCACCATCACCACATGCATTTAAATTTTTTAGAGGATGAGTAGAAAAGCAACCCACATTTCCAATTGAGCCACTCATTTTATTCTCGTATTTTGAACCAATTGATTGAGCTGCATCTTCTATTACGGAGATTGAAAATTTTTTAGCAATATCCATAATTTCGTTCATCCTTGCCATTCTTCCAGTTAAATGAACTGGCATGATAGCTTTGGTTTTTTTGGTAATTAGTTTCTCGATTTCCTTTGGGTCAATGTTTTGATCCTCTAACACATCTGCAAACACAGGAACTGCATTCAGATGTACAATAGCAGCAGTTGATGCAATAAATGAGTTCGGTGGAGTGATCACTTCATCTCCTGGTTTTACACCAAGTGCAGACAGTCCTAGAACCAATGCGTCGGTTCCACTGTTAAGAGCTACCGCATAACGCACATCGCAAAGTGCAGCTACACTTGTTTCAAAATCTGAAATTTCCTTTCCGCCAATATATTGTCCTGACCCAAGTAATGAATCTATGATTGGCAACAATTCTTCCTTGTCTGATGCCCATTGTTCTTGTATATTTACATAAGGTATTTTTTTATTCATTTCCTGATCCTATACATAATTGTTTTTAATTTTTTAAAATAGAGTTAAGTCTTTTTATTTTTGTTATGAAAATCTTTTAAAATTCTGATAATGGTTTCCGGAACTTTCACTTGACTCAATTCACTAAAAGTGAAACAGTCAACTCCCTGTCCTTCTAACAATTCATGTTTACCCCAGAAATCCGTAAAATCCGCAGAAAAAATATGATAATGAATCTCTTCTTTATAAAAATCATGGTATTCCGAAAATGAAGTGAAAACTTTAAATTTTTCATCCGGAATCTGAACATTTAGTTCTTCTTTGATCTCACGTACAATTCCTGTAATAGGTTTTTCTCCCGATTCCAGTTGTCCTCCGAATAAACCCCAGATCCCGGGGTGAGGAATTCCCACCTTATTACTTCTGAGCTGTAAGACATATTTATTATCTTTTAATAAAATAGTCAGAACAACATTTCGCAAATCGAAAATACCATCAATAATTTTCCTGATAACGAAAAATCAAAAGTAAATTGTTTTAATAATAGCTTTAAAAGCTGTAGATTTCATTTTTTTCTATTTAAGGGTTCTGGAAATAGCCTGTCTATAAAACTCTCAACAAGAAATGTGGCACCGAATGGGGATAAATGTCCACTATCAAGAAAAGTGAGTTCATTTTCATTGTCAGTAATACTCGTTAAACAACCATCAACATTGCAAAGTACTTCCTGGGAAGATATATAAATTATATTATTCTGCAATGCAATATTTTTTTGTGCCTCTCCCCAATCCGAAAGAAAATTTTGATGTAAAGTATTTTTTATTCGTTTGGGGAAGATTTGATTCCATTTTAATGACAATTTAAAACTTTGAACAATCGCCATTTGTATTGAAACTTTCCATTGAGGAGTTGGCCCGAGTAAAATAATTCTTTTTATTCCATAGGATTTTAATTTTGAAATACTCTTGGGTAAATTTACCTCTCCTTTCTGGCGTTCCCAATTATCACTCCAATTTGCATAAAGCAGTACTGTATCCGGTATCAAATTTTTTATCTTTTCAAGAATGAATTGATTTTTACTTTCACACTCATCCAGCTCGGATGTGTTACTATAAATCCACGGTGGGCATTTACTTTGTGTAAATTGAGCAACTCTAAATTCATATTTCTCTTGAAGCTTGCTAAGTCCGGAATATAAAGATGCGGCATGGGAGTCGCCCCATATAAACACTAACGGCCCTTTTATTGATTCCGGGTCAACACATTCGGTTTCTGAAAACTTGCTACCTGTCTTATGAAGAAAACATTTGTTTATTCTCCATGCCTGTAGTTCAGGTATAGAATCATCAGTCAGGTTTGGTGTTTTTAAATTTTTAATAAACTCAGGTAACCTTTCTGGAAAGCCATGACTTCTATATAAAAATAAACCAACTCCTGATAAGGCCAACATTAATGCGAAAATTGCCGCAGCAATAGATTTTTTTGGATTATGCCGAATTTTGTTTTCTATAAGTTGATAAGTAATAAAAGCAAACAGAATACTTAATCCGATTATTAGAATCCGTATCTTAATTGATAAAACTACATCTGAAGAACTATTCCAAAAAACAAATAATGGCCAATGCCAAAGATATAGAGGATAACTGATTAGCCCTATAAATACAAGAAATCGGCTGCCTAAAATTTTGCGATTTAACCAAGTTCCAGTTCCAGCTGAAATTATCAGGAAAGCCCCTACTGTAGGCAGTAAAGCAGAAAAACCCGGAAATCGAGTATCCTTGTTAAATACCCCAATTGATATGGCTATTAATATTATACCAATACCTGACCTGACCTGACCTGACCTGACCTGACCTGACCTGACCTGACCTGACCTGACTGGACTTGTTCAGACTTGATTCTGCTCAAATGAGCAAGGCAAGCTCCAATCAGCAATTCCCAGATTCTGGTAATCGGAAGATAAAAATTGGCTACTTTATGAGTATATGCACCATAAATATTCAATACAAAAGAAATTACAGTTACTAACAATGTTACTGCGAACAGACCAACCCTTATTTTCCAAACAATAAATAGCAGAAGCGGCCAGAATATATAAAACTGTTCTTCAATACCCAATGACCATAAATGAAGTAATGGTTTTAGTTCTGATGCTGTATCAAAATAACCTGCTTCCATCCAAAGAATAAAATTGGATATAAATGCTCCACCACCTGCTATATGCTTACCCAATTGTCTGTATTCATTTGGCAGGAATAAAAACCAGCCAAGAGTCAGACAAAATGCAAGCACCAGAAACAATGCGGGAAAAATTCTTTTTATGCGCCGAGAATAGAAATTCAAAAAACTGAAATTTTCTTTTTCAAGACCATCTACAATTATTCCTGTTATCAAATATCCGGATATAACAAAAAATATATCTACGCCTACAAACCCCCCTTTCACCCATTCCGGAAAAATGTGAAAACCGATTACGGCAAGAACTGCAATTGCTCGAAGCCCATCAATATCTGACCGGTAGTTGCCTTTTTCGGAGTTTATTAAATTCTTATTAAAAAATTTCATGAAAAATAATTAACTTAAAAACTATGAATAAAACTCTTTTACAGTTGAAACAACATAATCCATTTCCTCTTTCGATAAATGCTGGTCGCATGGAAAAGTAATTATTTTTTTTGTGTGCTCATCTGAAACAGGAAAGTCGCCTTCTTTGTAACCATAAGCCTTTAAAGCTCTCTGACGATAGATTGGAATAGGATAGTGAACTTTGGCTTCGATTCCTTTTTTTACACAATATTCCAATAACGCATCTCTTTTCTCTGCAAATACTATATACAAATGATATACAATCCTGAAATCTGCAGGTCTTGGAGGTAAAGTAATTCCATTGATTTTACCTAATTGACTATCATAATAATTTGCATTCTCGATTCTTTTATTAGAAATATCTACTGCATGGGGAATAAGCCAATTTCCGACTACTGCCTGAATAGTGTCTAATCTGGAATTGTAGCCTAGAATTTCTACATTATCCCTATCAATTAATCCATGATTTCTCAAGAGCTTTAAAGTTTCAGCTAAGTTATCGTCATCAGTTACAATAACACCACCATCAGACCAAACGTTCAAGTTCTTTAACGGGTGCAGAGAAAATGCCCCAGCGTTTCCCCATGTTCCCGCTTTTTTACTATCAATTGCACCTAGAATCGACTGGCAAGCATCCTCAACAATCGGTAAATTGTGTTTCTTTGCAATTGGAAGAAGCTTCCTCATATCGGTCATGTAGCCAGTAAAGTGAACTGGTACAATTGCCTTTGTTTTTGAAGTAATTGCTTTTTCAAGTAAATCCACATCCATACAAAAAGTATCATTACAGTCCACAAAAACAGGTTTTGCCCCAAGCTCTACTATCGCTCCCACAGTGGCAACAAATGTATTGGCTGTAGTAATCACTTCATCTCCATGACCAACACCGAGGGCCTTTAAAGATAATTTAATTGCATCTGTTCCGGAATTCACCCCTATTGCATGTTTTGTTCCAATAAGTTTTGCAAACTTAGCTTCAAATTCTTGAAGAGGCTTACCTAAGGTAAAATCGCCTGTCGGCACAAATCTCTTTAGCTCATCCCAAAGATCATCACAATTTTCAAACTGCTGTTTTAAATAGCTATATCTAACTTTCATTTTTTCACCTCAAATCTACAGACTGCATCCTTTTTATATTAAAATACTTTTCATTTGTAAATGAATCAGGAAGCAATCCA from Leptospiraceae bacterium encodes:
- a CDS encoding alpha-ketoacid dehydrogenase subunit beta, whose amino-acid sequence is MKKLMTFANGINNALHLAMRKSNSVICFGLGIDDPKRIFGTTAGLVEEFGKERVFDMPTAENGMTGVGIGASLNGIIPIMVHQRLDFFLLAMDQVVNSAAKWYYMFGQKQSIPITIRLIIGHGWGQGPTHCQNLQSWFAHIPGLKVVMPATTKDAKGLLLSSIFDDNPVIFLEHRWLHNISEEIEEGYYEIPIGKAKVVTEGKDITIVSYSYMTVEAIHAENVLKKYGISCEVIDLRTIRPLDWDTVFGSVEKTGKLLALDSASPFSSISSEIVARVSLEKFSSLKSHPLRIAQPDFASPASFGLTKEYYNGAKEIVIEVCKYFGIQPEKDDLEKLVKTPHDVPGDWFKGPF
- a CDS encoding thiamine pyrophosphate-dependent dehydrogenase E1 component subunit alpha yields the protein MKTKLLNLYKSALKIRLTEETIANRYPENKMRCPTHLSIGQEGVAASAGMALKKNDFAVSTHRGHAHYLGKGGSIKGLISELYGKKTGCSGGIGGSMHLCDLSCGFVGTTAIVGNSIPLGVGLGLSIQLNKTNQVSCIFFGDGSTEEGVFYESVNFAIIKNLPVIFICENNLYSVYSPLSVRQPKDRKIYEMVSSLGMKSLSGDGNDPYQVFLTINESLDRIRKGGGPEFLEFSTYRYREHCGPYFDNDIGYRTEAEYLEWKIKDPVFRLENEVKKFGLTDKEIEKIQNEVLNEIEDAFQFAENSEFPNYKESCLVEYKK
- a CDS encoding DegT/DnrJ/EryC1/StrS family aminotransferase, with protein sequence MNKKIPYVNIQEQWASDKEELLPIIDSLLGSGQYIGGKEISDFETSVAALCDVRYAVALNSGTDALVLGLSALGVKPGDEVITPPNSFIASTAAIVHLNAVPVFADVLEDQNIDPKEIEKLITKKTKAIMPVHLTGRMARMNEIMDIAKKFSISVIEDAAQSIGSKYENKMSGSIGNVGCFSTHPLKNLNACGDGGFLTTNDELIYKKVSFARNHGLIDRNTVESFGFVSRMDALQAAILNYRLKKLPDLIEKRRNNAEKYRRQLNPKHIYIPEDKPNEFNTYHTFVIQVEKRDELQEYLLANGIETAIHYPIPIHLQPASKKLGYKLGDFPKTESQAKRILTLPINQYIKPEELERVADTVNQFYK
- a CDS encoding NUDIX domain-containing protein gives rise to the protein MFDLRNVVLTILLKDNKYVLQLRSNKVGIPHPGIWGLFGGQLESGEKPITGIVREIKEELNVQIPDEKFKVFTSFSEYHDFYKEEIHYHIFSADFTDFWGKHELLEGQGVDCFTFSELSQVKVPETIIRILKDFHNKNKKT
- a CDS encoding acyltransferase, which gives rise to MKFFNKNLINSEKGNYRSDIDGLRAIAVLAVIGFHIFPEWVKGGFVGVDIFFVISGYLITGIIVDGLEKENFSFLNFYSRRIKRIFPALFLVLAFCLTLGWFLFLPNEYRQLGKHIAGGGAFISNFILWMEAGYFDTASELKPLLHLWSLGIEEQFYIFWPLLLFIVWKIRVGLFAVTLLVTVISFVLNIYGAYTHKVANFYLPITRIWELLIGACLAHLSRIKSEQVQSGQVRSGQVRSGQVRSGQVLV
- a CDS encoding DegT/DnrJ/EryC1/StrS family aminotransferase — translated: MKVRYSYLKQQFENCDDLWDELKRFVPTGDFTLGKPLQEFEAKFAKLIGTKHAIGVNSGTDAIKLSLKALGVGHGDEVITTANTFVATVGAIVELGAKPVFVDCNDTFCMDVDLLEKAITSKTKAIVPVHFTGYMTDMRKLLPIAKKHNLPIVEDACQSILGAIDSKKAGTWGNAGAFSLHPLKNLNVWSDGGVIVTDDDNLAETLKLLRNHGLIDRDNVEILGYNSRLDTIQAVVGNWLIPHAVDISNKRIENANYYDSQLGKINGITLPPRPADFRIVYHLYIVFAEKRDALLEYCVKKGIEAKVHYPIPIYRQRALKAYGYKEGDFPVSDEHTKKIITFPCDQHLSKEEMDYVVSTVKEFYS